The Plantactinospora sp. KBS50 sequence CGGCCACGGCCAGGTTGTGCCCCGGCAGGTCCGCGGCGACCACCTCGCCACCGGCGACCCCGCGGCGGACCACCCGGGGGAACCGGTACGGCCGGGTGGCCCCGGGGCCGGGACGTTCGGCGATCAGCTTCACGCGTTCTCCTCGGGCAGGTAGGTCAGGGTCACCCGGTCGGCGGGCCGGAGCAGCTCGGCGGCCACCGCGGCCACCTGCTCCGCGTCGACCGCGAGCCAGGCCGGCAGCCGGTCCGCGGCCCGGCCCGGCTCGCCGAACTGGGTGGTGTACCGGCCGAGCAGGTCGGCCCGACCGGCCAGGGTGGCCAGTTGGCGCCACCACGCCGTGCTGAGCAGCGCGCGGGCGCGGTCCAGTTCCGCCGGGGACGGCGGCTCGGTGACCACCCCGTCCAGCACCTCGGCCAGCCCGGCCGCCAGTTCCTCGCCGGTCACCCCGGGCCGGGCGGTGGCCTCGGCGATCAGCGGCGCGGGAGCCCACCGCAGGTCCACCCCGTACGCCTCGACGCTGTCCGGCTGGGCGAGCCGGCGCCCGTCGGCGATCCGCTGGTAGAGCCGGCTGCCCCGGCCGGAGCCCAGCACCGTCGCCAGCACGGTGGCCGCGTCGTACTCGGGCGTGCCGAACGGCGCGATGCGGTGCGCCAGGAAGACCTTGGGCGCCGGTACGTCCGCGACCACCGTCTCGCCGACCGGCTCCCCGGCCGCCGGCACCAGCAGGCCGTCCGGCGCGGCCGGGATGTCCGGCCGCGGATCGAGCCCGCCGAAGTACCGCTGCGCCAGCTCGAACACCTCGGCCGGGGTGGTGTCGCCGGCCACCGTGAGCACGGCGTTGTTGGGTGCGTAGTACGTCTCGTGGAACGCCTGGAAGGTCGCCAGGTCGGCTGCGTTCAGGTCGGCCATCGACCCGATGGTGGGGTGGTGGTACGGGTGGCCGGCAGGGTAGAGCAGCGGCAGCAACCGGAGCCAGGCGTCGCCGTACGGCACGTTCTCGTACCGCTGCCGCCGCTCGTTCTTGACCACCTCCCGCTGGTTGTCCAGCTTCTCCGTGGTCAGCGCCGGGACCAGGCCGCCCATCCGGTCGGCCTCCAGCCACAGGGCCAGGGCGAGGTGCTCGGCCGGCACGGTCTCGAAGTAGTTGGTGCGGTCCGAGTTGGTGGTCGCGTTCAACGATCCGCCGGCGCCCTGCAACAGCCGGAAGTGCTCGGTCTTGGCCACGTTCACCGAGCCTTCGAACATCAGATGCTCGAACAGGT is a genomic window containing:
- a CDS encoding pitrilysin family protein; translation: MPETGYPWPIDEARLDNGLRVVVSEDHSTPVVAVNLWYDVGARHEPDGQSGFAHLFEHLMFEGSVNVAKTEHFRLLQGAGGSLNATTNSDRTNYFETVPAEHLALALWLEADRMGGLVPALTTEKLDNQREVVKNERRQRYENVPYGDAWLRLLPLLYPAGHPYHHPTIGSMADLNAADLATFQAFHETYYAPNNAVLTVAGDTTPAEVFELAQRYFGGLDPRPDIPAAPDGLLVPAAGEPVGETVVADVPAPKVFLAHRIAPFGTPEYDAATVLATVLGSGRGSRLYQRIADGRRLAQPDSVEAYGVDLRWAPAPLIAEATARPGVTGEELAAGLAEVLDGVVTEPPSPAELDRARALLSTAWWRQLATLAGRADLLGRYTTQFGEPGRAADRLPAWLAVDAEQVAAVAAELLRPADRVTLTYLPEENA